A genomic window from Motacilla alba alba isolate MOTALB_02 chromosome 2, Motacilla_alba_V1.0_pri, whole genome shotgun sequence includes:
- the LOC119696997 gene encoding epiplakin-like gives MMRKMSGCSQNGQWSRPGSEPAAGEHQETGGGGSSFIAGVFIQAKGKKLSIYEAMVRGLLTPGTALVLLEAQAASGLLTDPTSAARLSVREALAQGLIGRDFYEKLLSAEGAVTGYTEPYTGDKISLFQAMRQELIVRDHAVRLLQAQIATGGIIDPARGHRVPVEVAYERGYFDQEMSQFLSDPENQTRTCFDPNTHENLTYLQLLRRCVPDPETGLLMLQLMDKGSVLYQLTEDARKALQAARTKLAVGIFQGQSVTVWELLFSRYVPEHQREELLRKYKAGTVTIAQMIDVLTATITGAERDNEALGSSTASPNNEARASPPAWDTQAQEQQLRKSLKTATVRVAAGEFRGQNVSVLDLLFSRYVPQGKRQELLELYRAGILSTEQVAAVVTAIVNRTEATNAALGANARGPHRAAAAAGEDGEDCSAHLDGALRSTTISVPAGELQGQQVSLWDLICSDYIPEEKRQELLELYRERLLTLEQMTTVVSTLIRKKESAGRKLHVTVKSYSRDPATAAGEEGDHPTKEEPWKTTLKTTMVHVEAGEFRGREASLWDLLHSRYIPEEQRKELLELYEAGELSLEQVKTVVSTIVTRAAAAERAEPAVPGSAPRAEPAATAAEPTPLDGDRAWEENLKATTAEVSVGEFQAGQSSLWDLLFSHHIPEEKRQELLELYRGGTLALEQLILAVTTLIKKKESAGRKFQITVKSSSRDPATAAGEEGDHPAREEPWKTTLKTTMVHVEAGEFRGREASLWDLLHSRYIPEEQRKELLELYEAGELSLEQVKTVVSTIVTRAAAAERAEPAAPGSAPRAEPVAAEPEPTPLDGDRAWEETLKATPAEVSVGEFQGGQSSLWDLLFSHHIPEEKRQELLELDSLEQHLRALPAHTMDLLRSEGSFITFDPSQQRRVSVWELLSSKQVSEYKREACLDTYPSGGLTVNRITITTTITTGPRLEKSRPRPH, from the exons ATGATGAGGAAGATGAGTGGATGCTCCCAGAACGGCCAGTGGAGCCGCCCAGGGAGCGAGCCGGCCGCAGGTGAGCACCAAGAGACGGGCGGGGGCGGCAGCAGCTTCATCGCCGGCGTCTTCATCCAGGCCAAGGGGAAGAAGCTGAGCATCTACGAGGCCATGGTGAGGGGGCTGCTGACCCCGGGCACggcactggtgctgctggaggcgCAGGCGGCCTCGGGGCTGCTCACGGACCCCACCAGCGCCGCGCGGCTCTCGGTGAGGGAGGCGCTGGCTCAGGGGCTCATCGGCCGCGACTTCTACGAGAAGCTGCTGTCGGCGGAGGGAGCCGTGACCGGCTACACGGAGCCCTACACGGGCGACAAAATCTCCCTGTTCCAGGCCATGAGGCAGGAGCTGATCGTCAGGGACCACGCCGTCCGCCTGCTCCAGGCCCAGATCGCCACCGGCGGCATCATCGACCCCGCGCGCGGCCACCGCGTCCCCGTGGAGGTGGCCTACGAGCGTGGCTACTTTGACCAGGAGATGAGCCAGTTCCTTTCCGACCCCGAGAATCAAACGAGGACCTGCTTCGACCCCAACACCCACGAGAACCTGACctacctgcagctgctgcgCCGCTGCGTGCCCGACCCGGAGACGGggctgctgatgctgcagctgaTGGACAAGGGCTCCGTGCTCTACCAGCTGACCGAGGACGCCCGCAAAGCCCTGCAGGCCGCCCGCACCAAGCTGGCCGTTGGCATCTTCCAGGGCCAGAGCGTCACCGTCTGGGAGCTCCTCTTCTCCCGCTACGTCCCCGAGCAccagagagaggagctgctgaggaaatACAAGGCGGGGACAGTGACCATTGCACAGATGATTGACGTCCTCACCGCCACCATCACGGGGGCAGAAAGGGACAACGAGGCTCTGGGCTCATCCACAGCCAGCCCCAACAACGAGGCGAGGGCGTCACCCCCAGCTTGGGACACGcaggcccaggagcagcagctgaggaagtcCCTGAAGACCGCAACGGTCCGTGTGGCTGCTGGGGAGTTCCGGGGGCAAAACGTTTCTGTGCTGGACCTGCTCTTCTCCAGATACGTCCCTCAGGGGAAgcggcaggagctgctggagctgtacAGGGCAGGGATACTGAGCACGGAGCAGGTGGCCGCCGTGGTCACCGCCATCGTGAACCGAACCGAGGCCACCAACGCCGCGCTGGGGGCGAACGCCAGGGGCCcacacagggcagcagcagcggccgGGGAGGATGGAGAGGATTGCTCAGCACACCTGGATGGCGCCCTGAGATCCACCACCATCAGCGTgccagctggggagctgcagggacagcaggtgTCCCTGTGGGACCTGATCTGCTCCGACTACATCCCCGAGGagaagaggcaggagctgctggagctgtacCGTGAAAGGTTATTAACTCTGGAGCAGATGACAACTGTTGTCAGCACTCTGattaggaaaaaagaatctGCAGGCAGGAAACTGCACGTTACAGTCAAGAGTTACAGCAGGGACCCTGcgacagcagcaggagaggagggtgACCACCCCACCAAAGAGGAACCCTGGAAAACAACCCTAAAAACCACAATGGTCCACGTGGAGGCCGGCGAGTTTCGGGGCCGCGAGGCCTCGCTGTGGGACCTGCTGCACTCCCGGTACATCCccgaggagcagaggaaggagctgctggagctctaCGAGGCGGGtgagctgagcctggagcaggtgaAGACCGTTGTCAGCACCATTGtcaccagggcagcagcagcagagagagcagagccagcgGTGCCTGGGAgtgctcccagggcagagccggCAGCCACAGCGGCTGAACCCACCCCCCTGGATGGGGACAGGGCCTGGGAGGAGAACCTGAAGGCCACCACGGCCGAGGTGTCAGTGGGAGAgttccaggctggacagagctccCTGTGGGACCTGCTCTTCTCCCACCACATCCCCGAGGAGAAgcgtcaggagctgctggagctgtacCGTGGGGGGACGCTGGCCTTGGAGCAGTTAATCCTTGCTGTCACCACtctcattaagaaaaaagaatctgCAGGCAGGAAATTCCAAATCACCGTCAAGAGTTCCAGCAGGGACCCTGCGACAGCAGCGGGAGAGGAGGGTGACCACCCCGCCAGAGAGGAACCCTGGAAAACAACCCTAAAAACCACAATGGTCCACGTGGAGGCCGGCGAGTTTCGGGGCCGCGAGGCCTCGCTGTGGGACCTGCTGCACTCCCGGTACATCCccgaggagcagaggaaggagctgctggagctctaCGAGGCGGGtgagctgagcctggagcaggtgaAGACCGTTGTCAGCACCATTGtcaccagggcagcagcagcagagagagcagagccagcgGCGCCTGGGAgtgctcccagggcagagccggTGGCCGCAGAGCCTGAACCCACCCCTCTGGATGGGGACAGGGCCTGGGAGGAGACCCTGAAGGCCACCCCGGCCGAGGTGTCAGTGGGAGAGTTCCAGGGTGGACAGAGCTCCCTGTGGGACCTGCTCTTCTCCCACCACATCCCTGAGGAGAAgcgtcaggagctgctggagct cgacagcctggagcagcacctcAGGGCCCTGCCCGCGCACACCATGGATCTGCTGCGCTCCGAGGGCTCCTTCATCACCTTCGACCCGTCCCAGCAGCGCAGGGTGTCCGTGTGGGAGCTCCTCTCCTCCAAGCAGGTCTCCGAGTACAAGCGGGAGGCGTGCCTCGACACCTACCCCTCGGGAGGGCTGACAGTGAACCGAatcaccatcaccaccaccatcaccaccgGCCCCCGGCTGGAGAAGAGCCGCCCCCGGCCCCACTGA